ctttctttccttggtCTTTCGTTCCGTCATATTCCTAATAACTTATCCAATTACAACGTATTAACCGCTAATGCACCTTTCTTTTATCAAATCTCAGGGACATGGTCTAATCATGAGGGTAGTATTTTATCATGGTGTCGGATCCTAAGTTTTTATGGATTCCTTCTTTGTTACCGGGGTCGACCCCTAAGCCATAATGTCTCAAAACGAGGAGGCCATAgagaaagttttttttattcCTTTGTTTCGAACTTCGTGAAGAACTCCATTCTATCTCTCCCTCGTTACGAACAAAAAAGTGGAATGAAATCCCAGTTATACACTCCCTTCGTTCTACGAAGCCTTGTTGATTCTGAACTTCGTTCGCGAAGGAACCGGACTTTTGACGGGCCAGCCCTTTTTTATGCGCCGCTTTACCCTGAAAGGAAAATGAGCTTTGCTCCTCTGGGCGCTAGGCGCTCCCGTGGTTCGCGAGAAGGAAAAAGGATGTTGCATCTGGCACGAGATGATAAAGAGAGAGCTTCGTCTATCGATGAACAGCGGATTGACGGAGCTCTTGGCATTGCTTTGTTTTTCTCTCCTTTCCTATCAGCGAGTTCCGACCCTTTTGTTCGAAATTTCTTCGTTTGTACTGAACCGCTTGCAGAATCAAATCCTGTTCCACAAGATCCTATATCAGCTATACATCCTCCTTGCATTTATGCCGGAGACGTCGCCAGTGCTATGGGCTTTGGCTTATGTAGATCAAAAATGATGAATGGGATTGTGGCACTCCACTCGCCGCCAATGCGGAAGGATGCCGCCGAAAAGAATGGAACACTGTTTCGCTCTGTTGGATGCGTCGGATCCCGTATAACAAGCGAGCTCTTTACCCTCAAATTCAAACATGTGGGCGCAAAATGCTATCCTGCTTTATTGTTACGTAGCAATAGAAGCCTGCTTATGCTGCTTCGGCGGCGCTTTTTCGCCCTCTCTTCGCTCTGGACAGGAGCGCTAGTGGACACGGGGAGGGAGCAGGCGAAGCGTGTCGTTCGTAATGGAAAGAAAGATACCACTACTTCGCCTCTTTGTTGGACCGCCGGCGCGAACACAGTGGTCTCTGACCAGGACCAGGAACCAATTCGAATTTGGATCTTGACATGTCGGTGGTTTTTAACCGTAGGCATTTTGCCAGGAAGTTGGTGGGCTTATCATGAATTAGGTCGGGGTGGCTGGTGGTTTCGGGATCCCGTAGAAAATGCTTCTTTTATGCCTCGGGTATTAGCCACAGCTCGTATTCATTCAGTAATTCTACCCCTTCTTCATTCTTGGACCTCGTTTCTGAATATTGTTACTTTTCCATGC
The sequence above is a segment of the Lycium ferocissimum isolate CSIRO_LF1 unplaced genomic scaffold, AGI_CSIRO_Lferr_CH_V1 ctg14538, whole genome shotgun sequence genome. Coding sequences within it:
- the LOC132042294 gene encoding uncharacterized protein LOC132042294 yields the protein MQGGCIADIGSCGTGFDSASGSVQTKKFRTKGSELADRKGEKNKAMPRAPSIRCSSIDEALSLSSRARCNILFPSREPRERLAPRGAKLIFLSG